In Zalophus californianus isolate mZalCal1 chromosome 4, mZalCal1.pri.v2, whole genome shotgun sequence, the following proteins share a genomic window:
- the LOC113921988 gene encoding guanylate-binding protein 6-like, protein MRKQNKGELGDNWKLILEQTSSAVEQHLYLGIQTFFYFLSLDPLHSPTAAPSSPLPISTTPGLGILTVTFTDTFHSGAVPCLDDVVIPLSWCEDSAALQRESPTEMVLALPHLDPGVAHTMQPSQDDEFQKQYLDLLQMKNELEETCKKKDELLRDAQRALAEEQDKRETVEREKQLLEKNCEDLQQKLMLLEITLKETRIQLKKERKEREDLQREQDERIRRLEAQMNIITANKQNAKNYCISKTTANDSEEYSSETSWWSKICKLIQELYFLITKFFCCG, encoded by the exons ATGAGGAAACAGAACAAGGGTGAGTTGGGAGACAACTGGAAGCTCATTCTTGAACAGACCAGCAGTGCTGTGGAGCAG CACCTCTATCTTGGGATCCAGACattcttctacttcctttcttTGGATCCACTTCATTCCCCCACGGccgctccttcctctcccctgcctATTTCCACCACTCCAG GGCTGGGGATTCTGACGGTGACCTTTACGGACACCTTCCACAGTGGAGCGGTTCCTTGTCTGGACGATGTGGTGATACCCCTGTCCTGGTGTGAGGACTCAGCAGCTCTGCAGAGGGAGAGCCCCACAGAAATGGTCCTGGCACTCCCGCACCTAGACCCTGGGGTAGCCCACACAATGCAGCCCTCCCAGGATGATGAGTTCCAGAAGCAGTACCTG GACTTGCTGCAGATGAAGAATGAACTAGAAGAAACCTGTAAGAAGAAGGATGAGCTTCTCCGTGATGCACAAAGAGCCTTAGCAG AGGAGCAGGACAAAAGAGAGAcagtggagagagaaaagcagcttCTTGAGAAAAACTGTGAAGATCTGCAGCAAAAGTTAATGCTTTTAGAAATAACTCTCAAGGAAACCAGGATCCAAttgaaaaaggagaggaaagagagagaagacctTCAGAGAGAGCAGGATGAGAGGATTCGGAGGCTTGAG GCCCAAATGAACATTATCACTGCAAATAAGCAAAATGCTAAAAATTACTGCATTTCAAAGACAACGGCAAATGATAGCGAAGAATACAGTTCAGAGACTTCATGGTGGTCTAAAATTTGCAAGCTGATACAAGAGTTGTATTTCCTAATTACCAAGTTTTTCTGTTGTGGATAA